One Nicotiana sylvestris chromosome 12, ASM39365v2, whole genome shotgun sequence genomic window carries:
- the LOC104237627 gene encoding uncharacterized protein, translating into MRDKGWEPLMDEVYLFCAKHDILVPKMEEFYIPGKSKRRPSSVTYSRYLRVELFYAVIDLQLLELNSRFDVVSSNLLLGMASLNPANSFANFDKERIMTLAKHYPDEFGELKLRDLSRQLDTFIWHMQHGDPMFSDLKGIGDLAKALVETNLVETYSLVYLLVKLTLILPVTTATVERAFSSMKYIKDEMHSSIGDAFLNDCLVCYFEKEVFVNISNDAIIDSFQNMKTRRVQL; encoded by the coding sequence ATGAGAGATAAAGGATGGGAACCATTGATGGATGAAGTATATTTATTTTGTGCAAAACATGATATTTTGGTGCCCAAGATGGAAGAATTCTATATTCCTGGAAAATCGAAGCGTAGGCCTTCTAGTGTTACTTATTCACGTTACTTACGTGTTGAGCTTTTTTATGCTGTGATTGATTTGCAACTTCTGGAGCTTAATAGTCGTTTTGATGTTGTGAGTAGTAACCTGCTTCTTGGTATGGCTAGCTTGAATCCGGCTAACTCATTTGCTAATTTTGATAAGGAAAGAATAATGACATTGGCCAAGCATTATCCCGATGAGTTTGGTGAATTGAAGCTTCGAGATCTTAGTCGCCAACTTGACACTTTCATATGGCATATGCAACATGGTGACCCTATGTTCTCTGATTTGAAAGGAATTGGTGATTTGGCGAAAGCATTGGTTGAGACAAATCTTGTGGAGACTTATTCACTTGTTTATTTGCTTGTGAAGTTGACTTTAATTTTACCTGTCACAACTGCAACGGTGGAAAGAGCATTCTCATCTATGAAGTACATCAAAGATGAAATGCATAGTAGTATTGGTGATGCATTTTTAAATGATTGTTTAGTTTGTTACTTTGAGAAGGAAGTGTTTGTAAATATAAGCAATGATGCTATTATTGACAGTTTTCAAAATATGAAAACGCGTCGAGTTCAACTATGA